In Cicer arietinum cultivar CDC Frontier isolate Library 1 chromosome 7, Cicar.CDCFrontier_v2.0, whole genome shotgun sequence, a single window of DNA contains:
- the LOC101502294 gene encoding chlorophyll a-b binding protein 7, chloroplastic, with amino-acid sequence MASACASSAIAAIAISTPSSQKNGSALGITKAFLGRKLKVNNNTSVRVRSAATTKCAVAEPDRPIWFPGSTPPAWLDGSLPGDFGFDPLGLGSDPESLRWNVQAELVHCRWAMLGAAGIFIPEFLTKIGILNTPSWYTAGEQEYFTDTTTLFIIELLFIGWAEGRRWADIINPGCVNTDPIFPNNKLTGTDVGYPGGLWFDPLGWGSGSPKKLKELRTKEIKNGRLAMLAVMGAWFQHIYTGTGPIDNLFAHLADPGHATIFAAFTPK; translated from the exons ATGGCTTCTGCTTGTGCTTCTTCTGCCATTGCAGCTATTGCCATCTCTACCCCAAG TTCTCAGAAGAATGGATCAGCCTTAGGAATCACAAAAGCTTTTCTTGGGAGGAAACTGAAGGTGAACAACAACACATCAGTTAGAGTAAGATCTGCTGCCACAACAAAGTGTGCAGTAGCTGAGCCTGATAGGCCTATTTGGTTCCCAGGAAGCACACCTCCTGCATGGCTTGATGGCAGTCTCCCTGGAGATTTTGGGTTTGATCCTCTTGGTCTTG GATCTGATCCAGAGAGCCTAAGATGGAATGTTCAAGCAGAGCTAGTTCACTGCAGATGGGCAATGTTAGGTGCAGCTGGAATTTTCATTCCAGAATTCCTAACAAAGATTGGTATCTTGAACACACCATCATGGTACACTGCTGGAGAGCAAGAGTATTTCACAGACACCACCACACTCTTCATAATTGAACTCCTTTTCATTGGTTGGGCTGAGGGTAGAAGATGGGCTGACATAATCAATCCTGGTTGTGTCAACACTGACCCTATCTTTCCAAACAACAAGCTCACAGGAACTGATGTGGGCTACCCAGGTGGGCTTTGGTTTGACCCACTTGGTTGGGGAAGTGGTTCTCCTAAAAAACTTAAGGAGTTGAGAACAAAGGAAATTAAGAATGGAAGATTGGCTATGTTGGCTGTGATGGGAGCTTGGTTCCAGCATATATACACAGGCACTGGTCCTATTGATAACCTCTTTGCTCACCTTGCTGATCCTGGACATGCTACTATTTTTGCT GCTTTCACTCCGAAATGA
- the LOC101501962 gene encoding pentatricopeptide repeat-containing protein At1g02060, chloroplastic — protein MHFRNLSSKNHCLISIFNFTSHSHYSLTFFSSLQTQNSVDDGVQQQQLVQTEKPKTRNASKTAKTIVNLINFKPWSNGLLSSFTNSLSKTTVLQTLRHIKFPSKAFHFFNWVHENGFSHNSQSYFIMLEILGREKNLNVARNFLFSIEKRSNGEVKLEDRFFNSLIRSYGEAGLFKESIKLFQTMKSIGVSPSVITFNSVLLILLRRGRTNMAKEVFDEMLSTYGVTPDTYTYNILIRGFCKNSMVDEGFHFFKEMTSFNCDPDVVTYNTLVDGLCRAGKIKTAHNLVNGMSKKCGGLSPDVVTYTTLIRGYCMKQEVNEALVILEEMNGRGLKPNIVTYNTLIKGLCEAQKWDKMKDILEQMKGDSGAIPDACTFNTLINSHCCAGNLDEAFKVFENMKKLQVSADSASYSVLIRSLCQIGNYDKAEMLFDELFENEILLRSSGPKPLAASYKRIFQYLCEHGKTKKAERVLRQLMKRGTQDPLSYKTVILGHCKEGAFENGYELLIWMLRRDFLPDIDIYDYLIDGFLQKDKPLLAMEALEKMVKSSYQPKTSTWHSVLARLLEKDCVHESASVLVAMLEKNIRQNINLSTKCLQLLFDRGLQDRAFKINELIYKNGYCVKMDEVVQFLCKRGRASEACKMLLFSLKNNHKFDIDLCNTVILDLCKINKASEAFSLCYELVEKGLNHDLICINDLVAALEAGGRTAEAAFISKRIPRTEHLDRSERNNSSKKLRPNKM, from the coding sequence ATGCATTTTCGAAATTTATCTTCCAAGAATCATTGTCTCATTTCCATTTTCAACTTCACCTCACACTCTCATTATTCTCTCACCTTCTTCTCTTCTCTTCAAACACAAAACTCTGTTGATGATGGagttcaacaacaacaactcgTCCAAACTGAAAAACCCAAAACAAGAAACGcaagcaaaactgccaaaacaATCGTCAATCTCATAAATTTCAAACCTTGGTCAAATGGGTTATTATCATCCTTCACAAACTCTCTCTCCAAAACCACTGTTCTTCAAACACTTCGCCACATCAAGTTCCCATCAAAGGCCTTTCATTTCTTCAACTGGGTACACGAAAACGGTTTCTCTCATAACTCTCAATCCTATTTCATCATGTTGGAAATTCTGGGTCGTGAGAAAAATCTCAATGTAGCTAGGAATTTCCTTTTTTCCATTGAGAAAAGGTCTAATGGTGAAGTTAAGCTTGAAGATAGGTTTTTCAATAGCTTAATTAGGAGTTATGGTGAAGCTGGACTTTTTAAAGAGTCTATAAAGCTTTTTCAGACTATGAAATCTATTGGTGTTTCACCATCTGTGATTACATTTAATAGTGTTTTGTTGATTTTGCTTAGAAGGGGTAGAACCAATATGGCAAAagaggtgtttgatgaaatgcttAGCACATATGGTGTTACTCCGGATACGTATACTTATAACATTTTGATTAGAGGGTTTTGTAAGAATTCTATGGTTGATGAAGGGTTTCATTTCTTCAAAGAAATGACGAGTTTCAATTGCGATCCGGATGTTGTTACTTATAATACGCTTGTAGATGGTTTGTGTAGGGCGGGGAAGATCAAGACAGCGCATAATTTGGTGAATGGTATGAGCAAGAAATGTGGAGGTTTGAGTCCTGATGTTGTTACTTATACGACTTTGATTCGAGGGTATTGTATGAAACAAGAAGTCAATGAGGCTTTGGTTATTCTTGAAGAGATGAATGGTAGAGGCCTCAAGCCGAATATAGTTACCTATAATACTCTAATAAAAGGGCTTTGTGAGGCACAGAAGTGGGATAAGATGAAAGATATTTTGGAACAAATGAAAGGCGACAGTGGCGCTATTCCTGATGCATGTACTTTCAATACATTGATTAATTCACATTGTTGTGCAGGAAACTTGGATGAAGCTTTCAAGGTTTTCGAAAACATGAAAAAATTACAGGTCTCAGCAGATTCAGCCTCATACAGCGTTCTGATACGAAGTTTATGTCAGATAGGGAACTATGATAAGGCAGAGATGCTTTTCGATGAGTTATTTGAGAACGAAATTTTGTTGCGTAGTTCTGGCCCGAAGCCACTGGCTGCGTCTTATAAGCGTATTTTTCAGTATTTGTGTGAACATGGGAAAACAAAGAAGGCCGAAAGGGTACTCAGACAGCTAATGAAAAGGGGAACACAAGATCCTTTATCATACAAGACAGTGATTTTGGGGCACTGCAAAGAAGGTGCATTCGAAAATGGTTATGAGCTTTTGATATGGATGCTGAGAAGAGATTTTCTTCCTGATATTGATATATATGACTATTTGATTGATGGTTTTCTTCAGAAGGATAAGCCTCTCCTTGCAATGGAGGCATTAGAGAAAATGGTAAAGAGCTCCTATCAACCAAAAACATCTACCTGGCATTCTGTATTGGCTAGACTTTTGGAAAAGGATTGTGTTCATGAGTCTGCCAGTGTTCTGGTCGCGATGTTGGAGAAAAATATCAGACAAAATATAAACCTTTCAACTAAGTGTTTACAGCTACTTTTTGACCGTGGGCTGCAAGATCGAGCATTCAAAATTAATGAGTTGATTTATAAGAATGGATACTGTGTTAAGATGGATGAAGTGGTTCAATTTCTTTGCAAGAGAGGAAGGGCATCAGAAGCATGCAAAATGCTGCTTTTTAGCTTGAAAAATAATCACAAGTTTGACATTGATTTGTGTAATACTGTTATTCTTGATCTTTGTAAAATTAACAAGGCTTCGGAAGCATTTAGTTTATGCTATGAATTGGTGGAGAAGGGTTTAAATCACGACTTGATATGCATAAATGATCTGGTAGCCGCCTTAGAGGCAGGTGGAAGAACAGCGGAGGCTGCATTTATATCAAAGAGAATACCAAGAACAGAGCACTTGGACAGATCGGAACGAAATAACAGCTCTAAGAAGTTGAGGCCTAATAAAATGTGA